The nucleotide window ATTGTTCAggttttctccttttctttttttggtgTGGGTGTGTTTGGGAGGGGGTGTGGGGTTATCAGATATATCTGCAATGTCAATGAATGTAGGAATCCTAGTAAGGCAACTAGTTTCACGAACTTTCTAGGATTTGTAACCTGTTATTGTAGCTTTCTCTGTAAAATAATTCTTTTCAAGCTACTGTATGataaaagatgttttttttttctcctgtTCCTCTTCTGGTAAAAGGGAAGGCTAACCAAATATCTACTTTGTCTTCAGCTTTGTCTGTTTCAGCTTCATGAGTTCTGGGAAAGCACTGGCATCCAACATCCCTTATTCAACAGTGAACAGCAGCAGCATCTTTCTCTGCCTTTTCGCGGGATACTTGGGAATTCTTGGTGGAAGGTTCAGTGGAGGAAGCCTAATTTAGACACTGTGATAGAAGCTTGGCCTAAGAGTTTGTAGGCTTTCAAGCTTTTGAAATGGTTTCTTCTCAGCCATCCTCTCTAACTGCAATCCTCGCACAGGGCCCCAACCTCTGCCCAGTAAAGATACTTCTCCCAATGGGCCCTCCAGATGTTGTCTCCTCAGATAACATCGAGTACGATTTCTCTGATGTTTTTGGTTCCACCCCAGTCCAAACACCAACAAACCTTGGTGGTCTTGGTCCGGACAGTCCTTCACCTACTGTTGAGTCCAATGAAGAATTTTACAGTGATCCTATTATCATCATCAACCGATCCCATTCTCTTGTTGGTCCAACATCACTTGTTAGCCGCTCCTTGCGACTTAGCAAGCTTAGTCTAGGAAAAACTGAGGGATCATCAGAACTTGTAAAGTGCCTCTCAGAAGAAAAGGAAGGGGACCAAGGGCAGCTCAGTGATGAAGAGCTTGGTAATGCTATGACGGAGGATGAGGGCGTTGGGCTTGATGACTTCGAAATCTTGAAGCTTGTTGGCCAAGGGGCATTCGGTAAAGTATTTCAGGTGAGAAAGAAAAACACCTCAGAGATATATGCAATGAAAGTTATGAGGAAGGACAAGATATTAGAAAAAAACCATTCTGAGTATATGAAAGCCGAGAGAGAGATATTGACAAAAGTTGACCACCCTTTCATAGTGCAGCTGAGGTACTCATTTCAGGTAAACTGTGTGTGTGCATACTCTCATCCTTATTCACTGTACAGAAAAAATATATTAAGTTTGGTGAAattctagtacaaattttttattGTAATGCTCTAACTGTGCAGACGAAATATCGACTTTACCTTGTCCTGGACTTCATAAACGGGGGGCATCTTTTCTTTCAGCTCTACAAGCAAGGATTGTTTAGGTATCTTCCATTTTTCGCTAGGTAGTTTTATTTGCCAAAAGGTAGTAACACTAGTACTGAAACTAAACTGGTTTTACATAACAAGGGAGGAGCTTGCACGAATCTATACAGCTGAAATTGTATATGCCGTAGCGCATCTTCATGCTAATGGAATTATGCATAGGGATCTCAAGCCCGAAAACATCCTTCTGGATGCTGATGGCCATGTAAGAATCACTGACGATGACTGTCAACCTTCCTTTTCCAGTTCCTCATTTTGCTAACATCTCGTCATTCGCCCTACCTTTCTAGGCCATGCTCACAGACTTTGGCCTTGCAAAGGAATTCTGTGAAAATACCAGATCAAACTCGATGTGCGGCACTCTTGAGTACATGGCCCCGGAAATTATTCTTGGCCGGGGGCATGATAAGGCTGCTGACTGGTGGAGTGTGGGAATCCTGCTCTTTGAAATGCTTACAGGCAAGGTGAGTTGCGAGGTTCAGAACTTCTCAACGGATGTTGCCATCTCATTTGCTTTTGTTTCTAATTATTCATACCCTTGGCAACACATTGCAGCCACCATTTGTTGGGAATAGGGACAAAGTTCAGCAGAAGATTATAAAAGATAAACTGAAGCTTCCTTCATTTTTGTCTAGTGAAGCTCATTCCCTCCTGAAAGGCGTAAGCTTTTACATCCATTTCCCTTGATCGCGTCATTCATTTAATCAGTGCACAAGCGTTAGCTTAATTTGATCTCACGTTCTCTGCCCCCTCCATTTTCCAGCTCCTGCACAAGGAACCCAACAAGCGGTTGGGCAGCGGCCCCGGAGGCAGCAATGAGATAAAGAACCACAAGTGGTTCAAGCCAATCAATTGGAGGAAGCTGGAGGCCCGGCAGATCCAGCCAAGCTTTCGGCCGAATGTAGCTGGGCTTACCTGCATTGCCAACTTCGACGAGTGCTGGACGAAGACGCCCGTGCTGGACTCTCCGGTGACCACCCCCGCTGGCGGCGGGCACAGCCACTTCGCAGGCTTCACCTACGTCAGGCCTGCACCGATCCTTGAGGAGGTGAACGCATCCGGCTCGAGGCTGAAGGACTAAGGATGTTTAGTGCATTGAAAATGTGCTTAAAATTTTGATCGAGTGACATGTTATGGAACGCGACTTATGTGCAGAAGAGACGCTGGTTCTGTATCGTCTATTAAAACATGTAGCGTTAGCATGGAAATACCGGATATGGACAATTAGCTCTGGTTCTAGCTTTTGTACTCGAAAATATGTTCATAAGGTCAAATATGATAATGGTAAATGTTAAGGCGATGTTGGCACTGTTTGGTTGGGATTTGGGAGCTTCTCTCATCCTTTGATCGGCTTTAATCACACTATTAGCCAAGCGAAAGTCACCTCCATCCACTAAAAGGAAAATGCCTGCACCCTAACATTGAACATTTAAATTTTagaccaaaaaaagaaaagaaaacgcaTGTACCCCAACATGGAAATCTAAAGAGGAGGTTTATTTAAATGGAAATTCACACAATTTACTCGTTAAATGGTATGCATGGTGACTTTGTTTGGTGGATTTAGAGGGAGCTAAAGAGAATGGTTTACTTGTTAATGGTATGTGCATGGTGACTTCGTTTGGTGGATTTAGAGGGAGCTAAAGAGAAtgtttattgaaataaatcaggAAAAACATGCAAATTAGAAGATgataattaaaaaaaagaaatttcACACAATCTAGTCGTTATGTATATGGTGGTTTTAGAGGAGGCTAAAAAGGAGGATTattaaataaattaaataaatcaGATAGAATCCGTAGGAAAAAAATTTAAGTGTGTGGATTGATCGTATTACATGACAGAGGAAGTAGACCTTTAGAGTGGTTTTAATCGCAAAAAAAAGGAGGGCTATTAATCGCAAAAAAAGGAGGGCTATTAATTAAAGAAATTACATGATAGAGGAAGTTGATCTTTACAGCTTAGGACAGATTATTATCCTCCGAATGCGATACAAATAAAGCCCCTAAGTATACGTAGCAACATTAAATGTAATATATTTATCCTAAATGGAGAGAGCAACATTTATCTAAAATAGAACACAtaatataaaaataatttttataataaatattgtaatgcCAGTCTTTGCGTTATTAACTTCTGATATTCATGATCCAACTTTAAAAACAAAATACTTGGGACAAATCTTGATGAACTCGTGTTTGTGACCGCAAGTAGTTTAACCGACAGATAATAGCCAGCTATCACAGGATTATGATCGCAGGGAGTCGCTTATCAGGATGCATGACAGTGACACTCGCCATCTGCCACAGAACTGCGACATCATTTGATGAATCTTCTGAATGCAGACAAAGGGTATTGTTGACAGATCTTGCTCAACATTGCACAGCAGAATATGTAGTCAGCAAATAATCTAATATTGTTGAATTGGTATGGCCCCAATTCCAGCCATATATAGATAATAAAGCAAATCATAAACTGAAACTCAGCTGCATTAACATggcacaagaaaaaaaaaatacacgGCCACAATGGTCGCAATGCAAAATTGGTTGCCAAAACAGAGCACAAGCTCAATTCTAACATCATATGGCAGCACACAGGATTAATAATGCAAAGCTTTGTTTTGTGTTCAGGCCTTCCGACGACCAACTTGCGCAACGAATCCAGCTTTGATTGGAGCAACGGACCTTGAAGATCCACACTATAGATAGCAAAAGAAATGGCTCATTAGAGTTGGAATCAAATATGAGTCTTCCATTCTGATTTCAAAGAATAGCCTCAGAACTTTGCAGATAATATCAATGTTTTACTCAAACAATGTAGGCAAATAATTCTGAAACTCATCATAGGCTACAAGAATAAACACACACAAGAATGAAGTAGCGAATTTCAGCACGGGAAATGTTTGGTTGGTAGGAGAAAACTCAAGGTTATATTCATAAGCAACAATACCTATATAAACATAAAATAAGTGATAGTGAAACTGATAGCAGATATATTATCGCACAAATTTATGACTCTATTTAAGCCTCAGTAATTGCACTTCTTATCACAGAAGACTAGTCAAACAATGTAGGCAATAAAGTTGCAATTCATCATTGGCAAAACCATATAGTGGAGTGATGGTTCTATGCAAGTGTCAACTAGAACTCTGGAAGTGTTCACCAAGTAAAAGTAACATGGAATGGAAGTGAAATGAGAATGAAAAGGCAACAACAAGAAGGTACTCCCTCCGTATCGCAAATAGCGGTCGTTCTGGCCACGGACGGATCTGAGCGATTAGAAGTCGTTCTGGCCTCCAACGCAAAGTTTGGACGATGCTGCCCCTTGCGCTTCGTATCCCTCGCCGCGCGTTAAGAGCTCGCGCTTCGCATCCGGCGCCGCGCATTAAGAGCCCGATCGATTCCTTGGCTTCCCTCGCGGCGTCAATAGGCCAACCACTCGCCGCTAAGAACACGCGCGGCTGCCGCCACCGCACACCATCTCCACCTCACGCCGCACGCCGCTCGCCGTTCACGCGCTCGCCGTTCACCGCACGCCGCATCGATGAAACAAAGAGTGAACGAAAAAGTCTACACACGCGGCAACTGAAAAAATTCGCGCGGCATAGCGCGCAACCAGCGTGCATGCGAGAGCAAGCAGCGAGCGTGCACAGCGCCATGCAAATTCCCGCGAGCGTCCAAAAAAATAGTGCGGCCAAGGGATTCGAACGCTGGACCTCCAGCCTCGGTCCGCAGATCGCTTACCACTCGGACTATGAGGAATTGTTGTATAGGAGACACCCGCAGTCCTATTTAGTAAGGGCAAAGAAGGAAAACTCCCCCCTAATTAATCACTCTTTGGCACTCCTTGGTAAGTGTAATCCTGTCCTAAACGACTTCTAATTGcgatacggagggagtataatatTTGGTCTTCCAATATGATCAATGAAAGACTCAGATTTTGCAGATGTTATCACGAACTCAAACAATGTAGGCAAATGATTCTGCAACTCATCATAGTCTAGAACACAATGGCTGGGCCAAACAAGGCCTAACAAGCCAATCCGCAAATGTAGGGAAAAATGAGTACTAGGAAAGTCAGCAAAAATTGTTTCATTTTCAAAGGATCTTAAATATGCGCAAAAATATCTAGAGCAGCAAAATATGAGATGGTAACATTGATAGCAGATAATGCATGGAATGAATTGTGGAATTGTTTGCCTCAGAAATTGCACTTCTCATCAGACTTTCAAAATAACCCTAAACTAAGTTGCAACTCATCATTGGCAGGGCATCAAACAAGGGCTAACAAGCCAATCCATAAATGTAGGGAAAAATGAGTACTAGAAAAGTCAGCAAAAATTGTTTCATTTTGAAAGGATCTTAAATATGCGCAAAACTATCTAGAGCAGCAAAATATGAGATGGTAACATTGATAGCAGATAATGCATGGAATGAATTGTGGAATTGTTTGCCTCAGAAATTGCACTTCTCATCAGACTTTCAAAATAACCCTAAACCAAGTTGCAACTCATCATTGGCAGAAAAATACACAGATGATGGGACAAATGGCATCAATTACCAATGTATAATAACAAAAAACAGTCATGGATAAAGTGTAAGGAAACGGGAATAACGAAATGTTCCCAGAGCCGTTGGAAATCTATCACAACAAAACTGCAGGCCCCACATCCTACATGGTTTTGCAAGATATTTCACCTGTTCACAGCGAAGGAAGAACAGACGATTTTCCTTGGACAGAATGGTATCAGGGCTCTTGCATCCATTGCAGATGACATACTCATCTGAAAAATTGAGTCACAGGGAGAGAAACAGTAAACAACCATCATATTTATTCAATCATATCAGCAGTCAGCAGGTATGTTCATAAAAAGGAATGCCATGCCATCTGTTCACAAAGGGATACTACAACCATCAACGCAATCAAATTGGATGACTTACTGATGTATCTCCTCAGGATTGCTTCAAAGTTTTTGGGGGCAAATCTTCCTTTGATCACCAACCTTTGCTGCCCATCAAGTGACCCACTTGTTCCCATTTCAGCAAGCAAAAACATCATCACATGCTCAGGTTGTCTATGCATCCTGAAGATACAGTTAAAAGTCAGTTCATTGTAATTTTAACAACTGGAGCAGCAGAGAGCACTTAAGAAGGTGAGAGAGTATCAGTTAAAAATATGCTTCCACAGTTAGGTTGAAACTTACGTTTTACACAAATCCATAAAATTAACAAAAACTGTCTTCTTTGTTCCCTCCCTAAGAACTTGTGGTGGCCTCATAACGGTCCTACGCCTATCCCCAGCAAGATCTGGGTTGTTCTCGCGAAGAATGTTGAACACTCTGTCCAGCAGCTGCAACAGAAAAAGCTCAAGGTTAAATTTCAGAGACAAAAAGGTAACACATCGCTGTAGT belongs to Miscanthus floridulus cultivar M001 chromosome 4, ASM1932011v1, whole genome shotgun sequence and includes:
- the LOC136550587 gene encoding serine/threonine-protein kinase AtPK2/AtPK19-like, with product MVSSQPSSLTAILAQGPNLCPVKILLPMGPPDVVSSDNIEYDFSDVFGSTPVQTPTNLGGLGPDSPSPTVESNEEFYSDPIIIINRSHSLVGPTSLVSRSLRLSKLSLGKTEGSSELVKCLSEEKEGDQGQLSDEELGNAMTEDEGVGLDDFEILKLVGQGAFGKVFQVRKKNTSEIYAMKVMRKDKILEKNHSEYMKAEREILTKVDHPFIVQLRYSFQTKYRLYLVLDFINGGHLFFQLYKQGLFREELARIYTAEIVYAVAHLHANGIMHRDLKPENILLDADGHAMLTDFGLAKEFCENTRSNSMCGTLEYMAPEIILGRGHDKAADWWSVGILLFEMLTGKPPFVGNRDKVQQKIIKDKLKLPSFLSSEAHSLLKGLLHKEPNKRLGSGPGGSNEIKNHKWFKPINWRKLEARQIQPSFRPNVAGLTCIANFDECWTKTPVLDSPVTTPAGGGHSHFAGFTYVRPAPILEEVNASGSRLKD
- the LOC136550589 gene encoding eukaryotic translation initiation factor 2 subunit beta gives rise to the protein MADEEHPERREEASELAPFDPTKKKKKKKVVIQEPSDEVDKLAEKTETLAVTEPAELNFTGMKKKKKKQVDLESSIADLGDGEDTQDDQAVEEQAEGIELGGGPTYPWEGTDRDYKYEELLDRVFNILRENNPDLAGDRRRTVMRPPQVLREGTKKTVFVNFMDLCKTMHRQPEHVMMFLLAEMGTSGSLDGQQRLVIKGRFAPKNFEAILRRYINEYVICNGCKSPDTILSKENRLFFLRCEQCGSSRSVAPIKAGFVAQVGRRKA